The following proteins are encoded in a genomic region of Fusarium oxysporum f. sp. lycopersici 4287 chromosome 1, whole genome shotgun sequence:
- a CDS encoding 50S ribosomal protein L31e, producing the protein MSSKKPSGKTQRSAIADVVAREYTIHMHKRLHGVTFKKRAPRAIKEIKAFATKSMGTSDVRIDPQLNKKVWEQGIKGVDYRLRVRISRRRNDEEGAKEKLYSYVQAVNVKNPKGLATVVVEE; encoded by the exons ATGTCGTCCAAGAAGCCCTCCGGCAAGACTCAGCGCTCCGCCATCGCGGATGTCGTCGCCCGCGAGTACACCATCCACATGCACAAGCGA CTCCATGGTGTCACCTTCAAGAAGAGGGCTCCCCGTGCtatcaaggagatcaaggccTTTGCCACCAAGTCTATG GGTACCTCTGATGTCCGCATCGACCCCcagctcaacaagaaggtCTGGGAGCAGGGTATCAAGGGTGTTGACTACCGACTCCGAGTGCGAATTTCCCGACGACGAAACGACGAGGAGGgtgccaaggagaagctgtACAGCTACGTCCAGGCTGTGAACGTCAAGAACCCCAAGGGTCTTGCCA
- a CDS encoding Cu2+-exporting ATPase, with protein MAPAYIQVPNKDTNNVALSVPRSPGAGAHLATTTLRVDGMTCGACTSAVEAGFKGVDGVGNVSVSLVMERAVIMHNPQVISADEVKEIIEDRGFDAEVLSTDLPSPVARRFTHNEDDNDFITTTIAVEGMTCGACTSAVEGGFKDVPGVKSFSISLLSERAVIEHDPDLLTAEQIAEIIEDRGFDATVVDSGKVVADKSGKDAENAGNIAITTVAIEGMTCGACTSAVEGGFTGVEGVLKFNISLLAERAVITHDVTKLSPEQIAEIIDDRGFDAEVLSSQPTNDHQSGSSSTAQFKVYGVPDAAAAEALEAELTAMHSVDSVSVSLASSRLTVTHQPGVIGLRAIVEAVEARGYNAIVADTQDNNAQLESLAKTREINEWRTAFRTSLAFAIPVFILNMILPMCAPALDLGRLELIPGLYLGDIICLVLTIPVQFGIGKRFYVSAWKSIKHRSPTMDVLVILGTSCAFFFSILTMSVSLLLPPHTRPSTIFDTSTMLITFITLSRYLENSAKGQTSKALSRLMSLAPSMATIYVDPIAAEKAAEAWGKDPTTPKTPGVGGSAHEERFVPTELLQLGDVVILRPGDKVPADGVLVRGETFVDESMVTGEAMPVQKRAGDNVIGGSVNGDGRVDFRVTRAGRDTQLSQIVKLVQDAQTNRAPIQRLADTIAGYFIPAILILGLGTFLCWMVLSHVLTNPPKIFLQDSSGGKIMVCVKLCISVIVFACPCALGLATPTAVMVGTGVGAENGILIKGGAALERTTKVTQIVLDKTGTITYGKMSVVESVLESEWHDNEWRRRLWWAIVGLAEMGSEHPVGKAILAGARQELDIEADGVLEGSVGEFKVTVGKGINALVEPASAVDRNRYRALVGNVAYLQENGIVVPEDVIEASEQLDSSATKASNKGPATGTTHIFVAIDGKYSGHLSLADSIKEGAAAAISALHKLGVKTAIVTGDQRSTALSVAAAVGIPPENVYAGMSPDQKQEIIKQIQEQGEVVAMVGDGINDSPALATADIGIAMASGTDVAMEAADIVLMRPTDLMVIPAALDLTRYIFRRIKLNLAWACMYNLIGLPIAMGFFLPIGFHMHPMMAGFAMACSSVSVVVSSLFLKFWKRPRWMDEAAAEQRGGLRWRSGRGIVGWVRETLGRRRAKKEEGYVPLENLETEA; from the exons ATGGCTCCCGCCTACATCCAAGTCCCTAACAAGGACACAAATAATGTCGCGCTCTCCGTTCCGAGGAGTCCCGGCGCCGGCGCCCATCTTGCTACAACGACACTTCGCGTGGACGGCATGAC ATGCGGCGCATGTACTTctgctgttgaagctggcTTCAAGGGCGTCGATGGTGTTGGAAACGTTTCAGTCAGTCTGGTTATGGAGCGCGCAGTCATCATGCACAACCCTCAAGTTATCTCCGCCGACGAAGTCAAAGAGATTATCGAAGACCGAGGCTTCGATGCCGAAGTCCTCTCGACCGACCTTCCTAGCCCTGTCGCCAGACGCTTCACACATAACGAAGACGACAATGACTTTATCACGACGACCATCGCCGTCGAGGGCATGACCTGTGGAGCTTGCACTTCTGCCGTTGAAGGTGGCTTTAAAGATGTTCCTGGTGTCAagagcttcagcatctcatTGCTCTCTGAGAGAGCTGTCATCGAACACGATCCCGACCTTCTCACTGCCGAACAAATCGCCGAAATCATCGAAGACCGTGGCTTTGATGCTACAGTTGTCGACTCGGGCAAAGTGGTGGCTGACAAATCTGGCAAGGATGCTGAAAACGCCGgcaacatcgccatcacGACAGTAGCGATTGAGGGCATGACATGCGGTGCTTGCACTTCAGCTGTCGAGGGTGGATTCACGGGTGTAGAAGGCGTCCTCAAATTCAATATCAGTCTTCTCGCGGAACGAGCCGTTATTACACATGATGTTACCAAACTCTCGCCTGAGCAAATAGCGGAAATAATCGACGACCGTGGCTTCGACGCGGAAGTTCTTTCATCACAACCAACCAATGATCATCAAAGCGGGTCATCGTCCACGGCACAGTTCAAAGTTTATGGTGTTCCCGATGCGGCTGCAGCAGAAGCTTTGGAGGCTGAGTTGACGGCCATGCACAGCGTCGATTCAGTTTCGGTGAGCCTTGCTTCATCGCGCCTCACCGTCACTCATCAACCTGGTGTTATTGGTCTTCGCGCCATCGTGGAAGCCGTCGAGGCTCGGGGATACAACGCCATTGTGGCCGACACTCAAGACAACAATGCACAGCTCGAGTCACTCGCAAAGACACGAGAGATCAATGAGTGGAGGACGGCTTTCCGGACCTCCTTGGCTTTTGCAATCCCGGTCTTCATTCTGAACATGATCTTGCCTATGTGCGCGCCAGCTCTCGATCTTGGCAGGTTGGAATTGATTCCCGGCCTCTATCTTGGAGATATTATCTGTTTAGTCCTTACGATACCAGTCCAGTTCGGCATTGGAAAGCGTTTTTATGTTTCAGCATGGAAGTCAATCAAGCACCGCTCACCAACAATGGATGTTCTTGTGATTCTCGGAACGTCTTgtgccttcttcttcagcatttTGACAATGTCCGTTTCTCTACTTTTGCCTCCTCACACCAGGCCAAGCACCATTTTTGACACCAGCACTATGCTCATCACATTCATCACATTGAGTCGTTACCTTGAGAACAGCGCGAAGGGTCAGACATCCAAGGCTCTTTCTCGGCTCATGTCTTTGGCACCCTCTATGGCTACAATCTACGTAGACCCCATTGCTGCTGAGAAAGCTGCTGAGGCTTGGGGTAAGGACCCAACTACTCCCAAGACGCCAGGAGTTGGCGGTTCAGCTCATGAGGAGCGATTTGTTCCTACtgagcttctccagcttgGTGATGTCGTTATTCTGCGACCTGGTGATAAGGTGCCTGCCGATGGTGTCCTCGTACGGGGAGAGACCTTCGTAGATGAGAGCATGGTGACAGGTGAAGCGATGCCTGTTCAGAAGCGAGCCGGCGATAACGTCATTGGCGGATCCGTCAATGGTGATGGTCGTGTTGACTTCCGAGTCACTCGTGCCGGTCGTGACACTCAACTCAGCCAAATCGTCAAGCTGGTTCAAGATGCACAGACCAATCGAGCACCTATCCAGCGACTCGCTGATACTATTGCAGGCTATTTTATTCCTGCTATCCTCATTCTTGGCTTGGGCACGTTCCTTTGCTGGATGGTTCTCAGCCATGTGCTTACGAACCCACCTAAAATCTTTTTGCAGGACTCCAGCGGTGGTAAGATCATGGTCTGCGTCAAGCTCTGCATTTCTGTCATCGTTTTCGCATGCCCTTGTGCCCTTGGTCTAGCTACACCTACTGCCGTCATGGTTGGTACTGGCGTTGGTGCTGAGAACGGCATTCTGATCAAAGGTGGTGCTGCTCTCGAGAGAACTACCAAGGTTACACAGATTGTCCTCGATAAGACTGGTACCATCACCTATGGCAAGATGAGCGTTGTCGAGTCTGTCCTCGAGTCTGAGTGGCATGATAATGAGTGGCGACGTCGACTTTGGTGGGCTATTGTTGGTCTTGCTGAGATGGGCAGTGAACATCCCGTTGGTAAGGCCATCCTCGCAGGAGCTCGACAAGAGCTTGATATTGAGGCCGATGGTGTTCTTGAAGGAAGTGTCGGCGAGTTCAAGGTCACTGTTGGCAAGGGTATTAACGCTCTAGTCGAACCTGCATCAGCTGTTGACCGTAACCGCTATCGGGCGCTGGTCGGTAACGTTGCCTACCTGCAGGAAAACGGCATTGTGGTTCCCGAGGATGTCATCGAGGCATCAGAACAACTCGACTCCAGCGCAACCAAGGCTTCTAACAAGGGACCTGCCACTGGTACCACCCACATTTTTGTGGCTATCGATGGCAAATACAGCGGCCACCTCTCTTTGGCTGACTCTATCAAGGAGGGTGCAGCTGCTGCCATCTCGGCCCTGCACAAGTTGGGTGTGAAGACAGCCATTGTTACTGGTGACCAGCGATCTACCGCCCTCAGTGTTGCTGCGGCTGTAGGCATCCCTCCCGAGAATGTCTATGCCGGAATGAGCCCCGACCAGAAGCAAGAGATTATCAAGCAaattcaagaacaaggcgaGGTCGTTGCCATGGTTGGCGACGGCATCAACGATTCACCTGCACTTGCAACTGCTGATATCGGTATCGCCATGGCCAGCGGCACAGACGTTGCCATGGAAGCCGCCGATATTGTTCTCATGCGCCCAACTGATCTGATGGTTATTCCTGCGGCGCTGGACCTCACTCGCTACATTTTCCGTCGCATCAAGCTGAACCTTGCCTGGGCGTGCATGTACAATCTTATCGGTCTGCCAATTGCCATGGGCTTCTTCCTGCCCATAGGTTTCCACATGCACCCCATGATGGCTGGTTTCGCCATGGCGTGCAGTAGTGTCAGTGTCGTCGTCAGCAGTCTTTTCCTCAAGTTCTGGAAGCGACCCcgatggatggatgaggCTGCCGCTGAGCAGCGTGGTGGCCTTCGCTGGAGGAGTGGAAGAGGTATTGTAGGCTGGGTGCGAGAGACGCTGGGTAGGAGAAGAGCTAAGAAAGAGGAGGGTTATGTGCCTTTGGAAAATCTTGAGACGGAAGCGTAA